The nucleotide window GAGTACAAGGGGCTCCTGGAGATGATCGGGGAGAACGCGCCGCCTCTCGAGGAGGGGCTGAAGAACGAGCTGATGGCGATCCCGGACTTCGTCGAGGCGCTCACACCCGGGGGGATCGGTCGCCGCGCCTGGCTCCTGTTCGGAGACCTGGTCGCGATCGACCAGGAGCCGGCCCGGCAGTGGGTGGCGCTCGATCAGATCGAGAAGCGCGCCGTCTCGCTCAACCCCGGCTGGTACGCGGACAGCGCCGGTGTCGTGGAATCGGTGCGCGGCCTCCTCGCCACGGACCCGCCGCCGCAGCCGCACATCCGCGAGGCGGCGCAGCGCGCCCTCGCGGCCACCGCCGAGGGGCTGGTGCGGTCGTACCGGCGGGACTTTCATCGACTCGAGCCGGAGCACCACGCTTCGCTCGGCAAGGCGCTCGAGGCGCTGGGGGAGCATTCCGTCCCGAGTCTCCTGAACGGTCTCGCCCAGGAGGAGGACTGGGAGGTGCGGCGTCCCTTCCTGGGGCTCCTGGCGGCGCGCGGCAAGGTGGCCGTGCCGTCCCTGGTGCGGCGGCTCAACGACCCGTCCTGGTACCTGGTCCGGAACATCCTGCTCGTCCTGGGGGAGATCGCCGACCCCGCGACGATCCCGACGATCGCCACGACGCTGAAGCATCCCGAGCCGCGCGTGCGCCGCGACGCGGTCGCCGCGCTCGGGAAGATCGGCGGCCCGCGCGCCTTCGCCCTTCTCAAGGACTGCCTGGCCGACGCCGAGGTCTACGATGTGGTGATGCGCTCCCTGGCGACGATCGACAGGCGCCGGACGATCACGACGTTCCTGGAGATGACCGAGAAGGCCGACCTGTTCGGGCGGGGCCACGGACGGCTCAAGGAGGCGATCGCCACCCTGGGCCTTCTCGGCAGCAACGAGGCGGTGCCGCGGCTGCGCTCGATCCTGATGCGCGGCTTCTGGCTCCCCCCCTCCGCGGGGGACACCCTGCGGATCGCCGCCGCCCGCGCGCTCGAGAAGATCGGCACCGACCCGGCGCTCGGCGCCCTCATGCAGGGGGCGCGCCTGTGGAGATGGCCGGTGCGCGCGGTCTGCTCCGAGATCGTCGGGCAGCGATCGGCCCCCGGCAGCCGCACCGCGAGGACATGAGATGAGCCACTCGAGCCAGCCCGAGCAGGTGCCGCCGGCGGGACCGGAGGCGCAGGTCCAGGGACTGTCGGCCATGGCCGCGCGCTCGCTCGGCGCCGCCCTCGCGCAGCGCCGCATGTACCCGCCCGAGCACCCGATCGCCGCGCGCGCCCTGCAGTCGCTGATGCTGTACCTCGAGCGCATCCTCGCCCTGGTGCCCGATTGGCGGCTGGCGCTGGTCGGGGGGAAGCTCCTGGCCTCGGGCCGGCAGGTCGAGGAGGGAGGCGAGGGGCTGGTCCCGTTCATCGACGGCCTGAAGACCCGCGGCATCGAGACGATCGTCTTCAAGCGCGGCGTCGGCGTCGAGGAGCTGCGCCGGTTCATCTCCCTCATGATCCTCGATCCGAAATGGTTCGCCGGGCGGGGGCTGCCGGACCTGATGTCGAAGGAAGGGATCGTGTCGATCGAGGCCGGGCGCCTCGTCATCGACGA belongs to Candidatus Dormiibacterota bacterium and includes:
- a CDS encoding HEAT repeat domain-containing protein; protein product: MTTSPEPSSPLARALKQLATATKVLSFYPAQHPTVVSALDKAALLLKEAMSDTEALTVGVSETSFLLDGAPLAEGDRILAGFASYLSRRDLGALLFRSPIEGDSLKGFLEVIALDPGTLRARGGPRKSLEERRLGGIAVIEFDASAALKSARTDTGDAPVEEKPKQSLSWSDLLARYLAGRGPLPPGGQHLIRRVAGDPGAAWELMTSLREILVSAGPERVALLTAALKSIAAEVAASEPEAMASLAQNLASALMALDPASRRDLLGANIPIPGTDVDLGTAIRARIPEDKLGELIVSLVQTEGNLNARLSSVIRKVFIDRGVSDLEKSGLQEALRAARQNEPPPKDVWDSVEDLLKESQDDWISREYKGLLEMIGENAPPLEEGLKNELMAIPDFVEALTPGGIGRRAWLLFGDLVAIDQEPARQWVALDQIEKRAVSLNPGWYADSAGVVESVRGLLATDPPPQPHIREAAQRALAATAEGLVRSYRRDFHRLEPEHHASLGKALEALGEHSVPSLLNGLAQEEDWEVRRPFLGLLAARGKVAVPSLVRRLNDPSWYLVRNILLVLGEIADPATIPTIATTLKHPEPRVRRDAVAALGKIGGPRAFALLKDCLADAEVYDVVMRSLATIDRRRTITTFLEMTEKADLFGRGHGRLKEAIATLGLLGSNEAVPRLRSILMRGFWLPPSAGDTLRIAAARALEKIGTDPALGALMQGARLWRWPVRAVCSEIVGQRSAPGSRTART